In Euphorbia lathyris chromosome 10, ddEupLath1.1, whole genome shotgun sequence, a single genomic region encodes these proteins:
- the LOC136208858 gene encoding auxin response factor 18-like isoform X1, with translation MIAFMEAKERVKEVEKCLDSQFWHACAGGMLEMPVENSKIFYFPQGHAEHASGMVDFRNFPRLPPYIRCSLSKIQFMADLETDEVYAKMSLIPISNSQAVSDEDDEGVNNGGEAKDYKAVSFAKTLTQSDANNGGGFSVPRYCAETIFPRLDYSADPPVQTILARDVHGETWKFRHIYRGTPRRHLLTTGWSTFVNHKKLVAGDSIVFLRAENGDLRVGIRRAKKGIGGSPEPCWNPAGGNSNSVMSYGGYGGFFREDENKLLRNGIGNSNGNGSVGKGKVRVESVAEAANLAANGQPFEVVYYPRAGTPEFCVKASMVKTALQIRWCSGMRFKMGFETEDSSRTSWFMGTISSVQVADPFRWPDSPWRLLQVTWDEPDLLQHVKRVSPWLVELVSNMPTIHLSPFSPPRKKSRVSQHPDFPLDSQFPMPAFSSNLLGPGSPYSCLPDNVPAGMQGARHAHYGLSLSDIHFNKLQIGLFPAGFPPLLDHAAATTTHARNSNNSVLKKRPSMSESVSCVLTMANSTHNSKKPDDVKAPHLVLFGKPILTEQQISLGCSGDTVSSVLTGNISSEGNSHKTANFSNGSGSASHQQSLPSERLQWYKGNRQENEPSSETGHCKVFMESEDVGRTVDLSLLGSYDELCRKLANMFRIENSESLNNVLYRDVTGTVKHIGDEPFGDFLKTARRLTIRMDSSSNNVGS, from the exons ATGATTGCGTTTATGGAAGCTAAAGAAAGAGTGAAAGAAGTGGAAAAGTGCTTAGATTCTCAATTTTGGCATGCCTGCGCCGGCGGAATGCTGGAAATGCCGGTTGAGAACTCCAAAATCTTCTATTTCCCTCAAGGCCACGCCGAGCATGCTTCTGGCATGGTGGATTTCAGAAACTTCCCTCGTCTTCCTCCTTATATCCGTTGCAGTCTATCAAAAATTCAATTCATGGCGGATTTAGAAACCGATGAAGTGTATGCCAAGATGAGCTTAATTCCGATCAGCAACAGCCAGGCGGTTTCcgatgaagatgatgaaggtgTCAACAATGGGGGAGAAGCTAAAGACTATAAAGCAGTTTCTTTTGCTAAGACTTTGACTCAGTCTGATGCTAACAACGGCGGAGGATTTTCAGTGCCGAGGTACTGCGCGGAGACTATATTTCCCCGGCTGGATTACTCGGCGGATCCGCCGGTTCAGACCATTCTTGCAAGGGATGTTCACGGCGAGACATGGAAGTTCAGGCATATTTACCGAGGAACGCCGAGGAGGCATCTCTTAACCACTGGTTGGAGTACTTTTGTGAATCATAAGAAGCTAGTTGCCGGAGATTCCATAGTGTTCTTAAGGGCGGAGAATGGCGATCTTCGAGTCGGAATTCGAAGGGCTAAGAAGGGAATTGGAGGTAGTCCTGAGCCTTGCTGGAATCCGGCCGGTGGGAATTCTAATTCTGTTATGTCTTATGGTGGTTATGGTGGCTTTTTCAGAGAAGATGAGAATAAGCTGCTTAGAAATGGAATTGGGAATAGTAACGGAAATGGTTCCGTCGGGAAAGGGAAAGTGAGGGTTGAATCCGTCGCTGAAGCTGCTAATCTTGCTGCGAATGGGCAGCCGTTTGAGGTCGTTTATTACCCTAGGGCAGGTACGCCGGAGTTCTGTGTGAAGGCTTCAATGGTGAAAACTGCATTGCAGATCCGGTGGTGTTCAGGGATGAGGTTCAAAATGGGTTTTGAGACTGAGGATTCTTCAAGGACTAGTTGGTTTATGGGTACCATTTCTTCTGTTCAAGTTGCTGATCCTTTCCGGTGGCCGGATTCTCCATGGCGGCTGCTCCAG GTTACATGGGATGAGCCTGATTTGCTTCAACATGTGAAACGAGTTAGCCCGTGGCTCGTGGAGCTGGTGTCGAACATGCCCACCATCCATCTTTCGCCTTTCTCTCCGCCGAGGAAGAAATCGAGAGTATCACAACACCCTGATTTTCCCCTTGACAGTCAATTTCCGATGCCCGCGTTTTCCAGCAACCTCCTTGGGCCCGGAAGCCCCTACAGTTGTCTACCGGACAACGTTCCTGCTGGCATGCAGGGAGCCAGGCATGCTCATTATGGTTTATCTTTATCAGATATCCACTTCAATAAACTGCAGATAGGTCTATTTCCGGCAGGTTTTCCGCCACTGCTTGATCATGCTGCTGCTACTACTACTCATGCTAGAAACTCGAACAACTCCGTTCTTAAAAAGCGGCCTAGCATGAGCGAGAGTGTATCGTGTGTCCTAACCATGGCGAATTCTACACACAACTCAAAGAAACCTGATGATGTTAAAGCACCCCATCTTGTACTTTTCGGTAAACCAATACTCACCGAGCAACAAATCTCTCTTGGCTGCTCGGGTGATACAGTTTCGTCAGTCCTTACTGGTAATATTTCATCTGAAGGAAACTCACATAAGACAGCAAATTTTTCCAATGGCTCTGGATCTGCCTCTCACCAGCAAAGCCTACCGAGCGAACGGCTCCAATGGTACAAGGGAAACCGCCAAGAAAACGAACCCTCTTCAGAGACCGGTCATTGCAAAGTATTCATGGAATCAGAGGATGTAGGTCGAACCGTTGACCTCTCATTGCTCGGGTCTTATGATGAACTATGCAGAAAACTTGCAAACATGTTTAGGATAGAGAATTCCGAGTCACTAAACAATGTGCTTTACCGAGATGTTACAGGCACTGTCAAACACATCGGCGACGAACCATTCGG TGATTTCTTGAAAACAGCAAGGAGATTGACGATTCGAATGGATTCAAGCAGTAACAATGTAGGATCGTAG
- the LOC136208858 gene encoding auxin response factor 18-like isoform X2, with amino-acid sequence MIAFMEAKERVKEVEKCLDSQFWHACAGGMLEMPVENSKIFYFPQGHAEHASGMVDFRNFPRLPPYIRCSLSKIQFMADLETDEVYAKMSLIPISNSQAVSDEDDEGVNNGGEAKDYKAVSFAKTLTQSDANNGGGFSVPRYCAETIFPRLDYSADPPVQTILARDVHGETWKFRHIYRGTPRRHLLTTGWSTFVNHKKLVAGDSIVFLRAENGDLRVGIRRAKKGIGGSPEPCWNPAGGNSNSVMSYGGYGGFFREDENKLLRNGIGNSNGNGSVGKGKVRVESVAEAANLAANGQPFEVVYYPRAGTPEFCVKASMVKTALQIRWCSGMRFKMGFETEDSSRTSWFMGTISSVQVADPFRWPDSPWRLLQVTWDEPDLLQHVKRVSPWLVELVSNMPTIHLSPFSPPRKKSRVSQHPDFPLDSQFPMPAFSSNLLGPGSPYSCLPDNVPAGMQGARHAHYGLSLSDIHFNKLQIGLFPAGFPPLLDHAAATTTHARNSNNSVLKKRPSMSESVSCVLTMANSTHNSKKPDDVKAPHLVLFGKPILTEQQISLGCSGDTVSSVLTGNISSEGNSHKTANFSNGSGSASHQQSLPSERLQWYKGNRQENEPSSETGHCKVFMESEDVGRTVDLSLLGSYDELCRKLANMFRIENSESLNNVLYRDVTGTVKHIGDEPFGKEIDDSNGFKQ; translated from the exons ATGATTGCGTTTATGGAAGCTAAAGAAAGAGTGAAAGAAGTGGAAAAGTGCTTAGATTCTCAATTTTGGCATGCCTGCGCCGGCGGAATGCTGGAAATGCCGGTTGAGAACTCCAAAATCTTCTATTTCCCTCAAGGCCACGCCGAGCATGCTTCTGGCATGGTGGATTTCAGAAACTTCCCTCGTCTTCCTCCTTATATCCGTTGCAGTCTATCAAAAATTCAATTCATGGCGGATTTAGAAACCGATGAAGTGTATGCCAAGATGAGCTTAATTCCGATCAGCAACAGCCAGGCGGTTTCcgatgaagatgatgaaggtgTCAACAATGGGGGAGAAGCTAAAGACTATAAAGCAGTTTCTTTTGCTAAGACTTTGACTCAGTCTGATGCTAACAACGGCGGAGGATTTTCAGTGCCGAGGTACTGCGCGGAGACTATATTTCCCCGGCTGGATTACTCGGCGGATCCGCCGGTTCAGACCATTCTTGCAAGGGATGTTCACGGCGAGACATGGAAGTTCAGGCATATTTACCGAGGAACGCCGAGGAGGCATCTCTTAACCACTGGTTGGAGTACTTTTGTGAATCATAAGAAGCTAGTTGCCGGAGATTCCATAGTGTTCTTAAGGGCGGAGAATGGCGATCTTCGAGTCGGAATTCGAAGGGCTAAGAAGGGAATTGGAGGTAGTCCTGAGCCTTGCTGGAATCCGGCCGGTGGGAATTCTAATTCTGTTATGTCTTATGGTGGTTATGGTGGCTTTTTCAGAGAAGATGAGAATAAGCTGCTTAGAAATGGAATTGGGAATAGTAACGGAAATGGTTCCGTCGGGAAAGGGAAAGTGAGGGTTGAATCCGTCGCTGAAGCTGCTAATCTTGCTGCGAATGGGCAGCCGTTTGAGGTCGTTTATTACCCTAGGGCAGGTACGCCGGAGTTCTGTGTGAAGGCTTCAATGGTGAAAACTGCATTGCAGATCCGGTGGTGTTCAGGGATGAGGTTCAAAATGGGTTTTGAGACTGAGGATTCTTCAAGGACTAGTTGGTTTATGGGTACCATTTCTTCTGTTCAAGTTGCTGATCCTTTCCGGTGGCCGGATTCTCCATGGCGGCTGCTCCAG GTTACATGGGATGAGCCTGATTTGCTTCAACATGTGAAACGAGTTAGCCCGTGGCTCGTGGAGCTGGTGTCGAACATGCCCACCATCCATCTTTCGCCTTTCTCTCCGCCGAGGAAGAAATCGAGAGTATCACAACACCCTGATTTTCCCCTTGACAGTCAATTTCCGATGCCCGCGTTTTCCAGCAACCTCCTTGGGCCCGGAAGCCCCTACAGTTGTCTACCGGACAACGTTCCTGCTGGCATGCAGGGAGCCAGGCATGCTCATTATGGTTTATCTTTATCAGATATCCACTTCAATAAACTGCAGATAGGTCTATTTCCGGCAGGTTTTCCGCCACTGCTTGATCATGCTGCTGCTACTACTACTCATGCTAGAAACTCGAACAACTCCGTTCTTAAAAAGCGGCCTAGCATGAGCGAGAGTGTATCGTGTGTCCTAACCATGGCGAATTCTACACACAACTCAAAGAAACCTGATGATGTTAAAGCACCCCATCTTGTACTTTTCGGTAAACCAATACTCACCGAGCAACAAATCTCTCTTGGCTGCTCGGGTGATACAGTTTCGTCAGTCCTTACTGGTAATATTTCATCTGAAGGAAACTCACATAAGACAGCAAATTTTTCCAATGGCTCTGGATCTGCCTCTCACCAGCAAAGCCTACCGAGCGAACGGCTCCAATGGTACAAGGGAAACCGCCAAGAAAACGAACCCTCTTCAGAGACCGGTCATTGCAAAGTATTCATGGAATCAGAGGATGTAGGTCGAACCGTTGACCTCTCATTGCTCGGGTCTTATGATGAACTATGCAGAAAACTTGCAAACATGTTTAGGATAGAGAATTCCGAGTCACTAAACAATGTGCTTTACCGAGATGTTACAGGCACTGTCAAACACATCGGCGACGAACCATTCGG CAAGGAGATTGACGATTCGAATGGATTCAAGCAGTAA